The Xanthomonas sp. CFBP 8443 genome has a window encoding:
- a CDS encoding DnaJ domain-containing protein, whose translation MHWYGKLLGAIVGALLFRPNPVFGAALGLLVGHAFDADWFKLGQRDDPYRELGVTRDATDAEIELAYRRLISQYHPDKVAGASPELRARAEKKASQLNTAYDRIRTLRKR comes from the coding sequence ATGCACTGGTACGGAAAACTGCTCGGCGCGATCGTCGGGGCGCTGCTGTTCCGGCCCAATCCGGTGTTCGGCGCGGCGCTCGGGCTGCTGGTCGGGCACGCCTTCGACGCCGACTGGTTCAAGCTCGGCCAGCGCGACGACCCCTACCGCGAACTGGGCGTGACCCGCGACGCCACCGATGCCGAGATCGAGCTGGCCTACCGCCGGCTGATCTCCCAGTACCACCCCGACAAGGTCGCCGGCGCCAGCCCGGAGCTGCGCGCGCGGGCCGAGAAGAAGGCCAGCCAGCTCAACACCGCCTACGACCGTATCCGCACCCTGCGCAAGCGCTGA
- a CDS encoding Na+/H+ antiporter subunit G, producing the protein MIGLLQVGLSLLLIVGCFFILLGALGLVKLSDFFKRLHAPTKASTLGVGCVLLASVGYHLFLGQDPQPRELLITAFLFITAPISAHMMAKAALSLMMEQRPQVPGSDHADKEGLPPPAQQDER; encoded by the coding sequence ATGATCGGGCTGCTGCAGGTCGGGCTGTCGCTGCTGCTGATCGTCGGCTGCTTCTTCATCCTGCTCGGCGCGCTGGGGCTGGTGAAGCTGTCGGACTTCTTCAAGCGCCTGCACGCGCCGACCAAGGCCAGCACCCTGGGCGTGGGCTGCGTGCTGCTGGCCTCGGTCGGCTACCACCTGTTCCTGGGCCAGGATCCGCAACCGCGCGAACTGCTGATCACCGCGTTCCTGTTCATCACCGCCCCGATCAGCGCGCACATGATGGCCAAGGCCGCACTGTCGCTGATGATGGAACAGCGGCCGCAGGTGCCGGGCAGCGACCACGCCGACAAGGAAGGGCTGCCGCCGCCGGCGCAGCAGGACGAGCGCTAG
- a CDS encoding phosphoribosylaminoimidazolesuccinocarboxamide synthase encodes MSTTLLQSDLPGLPLRHRGKVRDVFDIPRERLPADAPPGDYLLMVATDRLSAFDVVLPDPIPGKGEMLCQVSNFWFKKTEHLMPNHLTGIDVASVLPAGVDAALYARRAVVTKKLKPVPVEAIARGYLIGSGWKDYQRTGKVSGIELPDGLRQAEKLAEPIFTPSTKAAVGDHDENIDFDAMVKTVGAELAERVRDATLRIYRFAADFAAERGILLADTKFEFGTDADGRLYIMDEMLTPDSSRYWPADEYQVGTSPPSYDKQFVRDYLETLDWGKTAPGPSLPQDVIDRTRAKYAEALQRLAGISID; translated from the coding sequence GTGTCCACCACGCTGTTGCAATCCGATCTGCCCGGCCTGCCGTTGCGTCACCGGGGCAAGGTCCGCGACGTATTCGATATTCCCCGCGAACGCCTGCCGGCCGACGCCCCGCCCGGGGACTACCTGCTGATGGTCGCCACCGACCGCCTGTCCGCCTTCGACGTGGTGCTGCCCGACCCCATTCCCGGCAAAGGCGAGATGCTGTGCCAGGTCTCCAACTTCTGGTTCAAGAAGACCGAGCACCTGATGCCCAACCACCTCACCGGCATCGACGTGGCCAGCGTGCTGCCGGCCGGCGTGGACGCGGCGCTGTACGCGCGGCGCGCGGTGGTGACCAAGAAGCTCAAGCCGGTGCCGGTGGAGGCGATCGCGCGCGGCTACCTGATCGGCAGCGGCTGGAAGGACTACCAACGCACCGGCAAGGTCAGCGGCATCGAACTGCCCGACGGCCTGCGCCAGGCCGAGAAACTGGCCGAACCGATCTTCACCCCCTCGACCAAGGCCGCGGTCGGCGACCACGACGAGAACATCGACTTCGACGCGATGGTCAAGACCGTCGGCGCCGAGCTGGCCGAGCGCGTGCGCGACGCCACGTTGCGCATCTACCGCTTCGCCGCCGATTTCGCCGCCGAACGCGGCATCCTGCTGGCCGACACCAAGTTCGAGTTCGGCACCGACGCCGACGGCCGCCTGTACATCATGGACGAGATGCTGACCCCGGATTCCTCGCGTTACTGGCCGGCCGACGAGTACCAAGTGGGCACCAGCCCGCCGAGCTACGACAAGCAGTTCGTGCGCGACTACCTGGAGACGCTGGACTGGGGCAAGACCGCGCCCGGCCCCAGCCTGCCGCAGGACGTGATCGACCGCACCCGCGCCAAGTACGCCGAGGCGCTGCAGCGGCTGGCGGGCATCTCGATCGACTGA
- a CDS encoding calcium/sodium antiporter, translating to MASAIGLVLVGLLLLALGGDSIVKAASGLAQRCGASPFVAGLLLVAFGTSLPELAVNARAYAVGAQDLALGNAVGSNLANLGLTLALAALAAPLLVRTRLLSPLLAVLAVATLALIGFGLDGAIARWEGALLLLGFVGVLVFLLRRARSEDAARQLGLSGYAVTRTALGLNLLRLLIAIVLLYFGAKLVVDAAPRLGAAWGLSPLLVGLLPVAIGTALPEAAAAIAAARRGQGDMVVGHVLGSSLFNLLVVIGGMAALRPLPLPASFVRLELPAAVALSVVLYPMLRGDMRISRGEGAVLLVAFLAWVGLEVALVS from the coding sequence ATGGCGAGCGCGATCGGCTTGGTGCTGGTGGGACTGCTGTTGCTGGCCTTGGGTGGCGACTCGATCGTCAAGGCGGCGTCGGGCCTGGCGCAGCGCTGCGGCGCCTCGCCGTTTGTGGCCGGCCTGCTGCTGGTGGCGTTCGGCACCTCGTTGCCGGAACTGGCGGTCAATGCGCGCGCCTACGCGGTCGGCGCGCAGGACCTGGCGCTTGGCAATGCGGTCGGCAGCAACCTGGCCAACCTGGGCCTGACCCTGGCGCTGGCCGCGCTGGCGGCGCCGCTGCTGGTGCGCACGCGGCTGCTGTCGCCGCTACTGGCGGTGCTGGCGGTGGCGACGCTGGCGCTGATCGGCTTCGGCCTGGATGGAGCGATCGCGCGCTGGGAAGGCGCGCTGCTGTTGCTGGGTTTCGTCGGCGTGCTGGTGTTCCTGTTGCGCCGCGCGCGCAGCGAGGACGCCGCGCGCCAGCTCGGCCTGTCCGGCTATGCGGTGACCCGTACCGCGCTCGGCCTGAATCTGCTGCGCCTGCTGATCGCGATCGTGCTGCTGTATTTCGGCGCCAAGCTCGTGGTCGATGCGGCGCCGCGGCTCGGCGCCGCCTGGGGCCTGTCGCCGTTGTTGGTCGGCCTGCTGCCGGTCGCGATCGGCACCGCGCTGCCGGAAGCCGCCGCCGCGATCGCCGCGGCGCGGCGCGGGCAGGGCGACATGGTGGTCGGGCACGTGCTCGGCTCCAGCCTGTTCAACCTGCTGGTGGTGATCGGCGGCATGGCGGCGCTGCGTCCGCTGCCGTTGCCGGCCTCGTTCGTGCGCCTGGAACTGCCGGCGGCGGTCGCGCTCAGCGTGGTGCTGTACCCGATGCTGCGCGGCGATATGCGCATCAGCCGCGGCGAAGGCGCGGTGCTGCTGGTCGCGTTCCTGGCTTGGGTGGGGCTGGAAGTGGCGTTGGTGAGCTGA
- a CDS encoding Na+/H+ antiporter subunit E — MRRSWLRRLFPSWPLSVTVTVFWLLMSDSFSLAQVLLGALLGVAVPLFAARLDREFARIGSLRPVPKMLCVVAWDIVRSNVVVALQVLGPESRIHPGFIWVPLDIANIHGIAALTSMITLTPGTVSAALSDDRKYLLVHVLHLDDAETVIRQIKTRYEAPLMEIFP, encoded by the coding sequence ATGCGCCGTTCCTGGTTGCGCCGCCTGTTCCCTTCGTGGCCGCTGAGCGTCACCGTCACCGTGTTCTGGCTGCTGATGAGCGACAGCTTCAGCCTGGCCCAGGTGCTGCTGGGCGCGCTGCTGGGCGTGGCGGTGCCGCTGTTCGCCGCGCGCCTGGACCGCGAGTTCGCGCGCATCGGCTCGCTGCGCCCGGTGCCGAAGATGCTGTGCGTGGTCGCCTGGGACATCGTGCGCTCCAACGTGGTGGTGGCGCTGCAGGTGCTGGGCCCGGAATCGCGGATCCATCCCGGTTTCATCTGGGTGCCGCTGGACATCGCCAACATCCACGGCATCGCCGCGCTGACCAGCATGATCACGCTGACCCCGGGCACGGTGTCGGCGGCGCTGTCGGACGACCGCAAGTATCTGCTGGTGCACGTGCTGCACCTGGACGACGCCGAGACCGTGATCCGGCAGATCAAGACGCGCTACGAAGCGCCCCTGATGGAGATCTTCCCATGA
- a CDS encoding lectin produces MKPTLPAAALLLLALSACDTSPPASPPSASAPAAANDDALPPPPLDQPDTDVPPAQAPAAAIPPEMAPAERQLARADGYGDLRLGMSAAQARTAWGGELDGQPGEPGGCYVLRPRWAKGGNDFGLMFEADKLVRYDVRTPKETAPGGGKVGMDLAQLRALYAGRLEEQPHKYIEGGKILRISSAAAESGVLVFEIDAAGKASAWRVGLPPQVDYVEGCG; encoded by the coding sequence ATGAAGCCGACCCTGCCCGCCGCCGCATTGCTGCTGCTCGCGCTGAGCGCTTGCGACACATCGCCGCCAGCATCGCCGCCGTCGGCGTCAGCGCCCGCCGCGGCGAACGACGACGCCTTGCCGCCGCCGCCACTGGACCAACCCGATACCGACGTGCCGCCGGCGCAGGCCCCGGCGGCGGCGATACCGCCGGAGATGGCGCCGGCCGAGCGCCAGCTGGCCCGCGCCGATGGCTACGGCGACCTGCGCCTGGGCATGAGCGCGGCGCAAGCGCGCACGGCATGGGGCGGCGAGCTCGACGGCCAGCCCGGTGAGCCTGGCGGCTGCTATGTCCTCAGGCCGCGCTGGGCCAAGGGCGGCAACGACTTCGGCCTGATGTTCGAAGCCGACAAGCTGGTGCGCTATGACGTGCGCACTCCCAAGGAGACCGCGCCGGGCGGCGGCAAGGTCGGCATGGACTTGGCGCAGCTGCGCGCGCTGTATGCCGGGCGCCTTGAGGAGCAGCCGCACAAGTACATCGAAGGCGGCAAGATCCTGCGCATCTCCAGCGCCGCCGCAGAGTCCGGCGTACTGGTGTTCGAGATCGACGCCGCGGGCAAGGCCAGCGCCTGGCGCGTCGGCCTGCCACCGCAGGTGGACTACGTCGAAGGCTGCGGCTAG
- a CDS encoding monovalent cation/H+ antiporter subunit A, translating to MIPVLDILLALPFLMAAAIVALRHRSRATLAWVAAAAPLAGLVLLGALTPTVLDGGIVRADHAWLPQIGLTFSLRLDGLAWMFAGLVLAIGALVVMYAHYYLGARENVARFYGYLLLFMGAMLGMVIAGNLLLLMVFWELTSISSFLLIGFWSHRKDARDGARMALVITGGGGLALLGGILLLGRIVGSYQLDAVLAAGDAIRASALYPWALGLILLGIFTKSAQFPFHFWLPHAMAAPTPVSAYLHSATMVKAGVFLLARLHPALAGSDLFFYTVSGIGAITLLAGAWLAIFQHDLKGLLAYSTISHLGLITMLFGLSTPMAVVAGVFHILNHAVFKASLFMAAGIIDHETHTRDMRRLGNLRRWMPFTSALAIIASLSMAGIPLLNGFLSKEMFFAQALEAGGPAAMRVFTATAALLAGVFGVAYSLRFVYETFFGSGPRQLDAMPHEPPRWMRIPVDILVLLCVAVGVVPALTVAPVLRTAAHSILGETLPAYSLAVWHGWNAPLAMSFAGVVGGVALYFGLRKLTALYTEARRSLGKRVFHWHVEALFGVAARFTRLLTNGSLQRSLRWLLLSAVVVAAAPFVAAPPLWNQWPAPQPMPLLGWGLWLLIVSCALATLFLYRQRLLAVLVIGGSGLGVSLVFVFLSAPDLALTQLLVEMVTLVLMLLAMNYLPKASPVEPQRWRKLRDATLAIAAGTGMALLAYSVMTRPASTMAGELLQRALPEAYGRNVVNVILVDFRGFDTFGEITVFGIAALVVHALLRRARMAPEKVMPGPPIKLPVPADLAQLMFPLTLTVSIFLFLRGHNAPGGGFVAGLVLAVPLLIQYVIQGAASVESRFGFDYIRCIGLGLLLAALSGMASMLFGVPFLTSGHYDLQLPLIGDIPLASALGFDTGVYLVVFGGTMLTLSMMGTVKPSRTRASQRGQIDPAQRSARTGEMR from the coding sequence ATGATCCCCGTCCTGGACATCCTGCTGGCCTTGCCGTTCCTGATGGCGGCGGCCATCGTCGCCCTGCGCCATCGTTCGCGCGCCACCCTGGCCTGGGTCGCCGCGGCCGCGCCGTTGGCCGGGCTGGTGCTGCTGGGCGCGCTGACGCCGACCGTGCTGGACGGCGGCATCGTGCGCGCCGACCATGCCTGGCTGCCGCAGATCGGATTGACGTTCTCGCTGCGCCTGGACGGGCTGGCGTGGATGTTCGCCGGCCTGGTGCTGGCGATCGGCGCGCTGGTGGTGATGTACGCGCACTACTACCTCGGCGCGCGCGAGAACGTGGCGCGCTTCTACGGCTATCTGCTGCTGTTCATGGGCGCGATGCTGGGCATGGTGATCGCCGGCAACCTGTTGCTGCTGATGGTGTTCTGGGAGCTGACCAGCATCAGTTCGTTCCTGCTGATCGGGTTCTGGTCGCATCGCAAGGATGCGCGCGACGGCGCGCGCATGGCCCTGGTGATCACCGGCGGCGGTGGCCTGGCACTGCTCGGCGGCATCCTGCTGCTCGGGCGCATCGTCGGCAGCTACCAGCTCGATGCGGTGCTCGCCGCCGGCGATGCGATCCGCGCCAGTGCGCTGTATCCGTGGGCGCTGGGGCTGATCCTGCTCGGCATCTTCACCAAGAGCGCGCAGTTCCCGTTCCATTTCTGGCTGCCGCATGCGATGGCCGCGCCCACGCCGGTGTCGGCCTATCTGCATTCGGCGACCATGGTCAAGGCCGGCGTGTTCCTGCTGGCGCGGCTGCATCCGGCGCTGGCCGGCAGCGACCTGTTCTTCTACACGGTCAGCGGCATCGGCGCGATCACGCTGCTGGCCGGCGCCTGGCTGGCGATCTTCCAGCACGACCTGAAAGGCCTGCTCGCGTATTCGACGATCTCGCACCTGGGCCTGATCACCATGCTGTTCGGACTGTCCACGCCGATGGCGGTGGTGGCCGGCGTGTTCCACATCCTCAACCACGCGGTGTTCAAGGCCTCGCTGTTCATGGCCGCCGGCATCATCGACCACGAGACGCATACCCGCGACATGCGCCGGCTCGGCAACCTGCGCCGCTGGATGCCGTTCACCAGCGCGCTGGCGATCATCGCCTCGCTGTCGATGGCCGGCATCCCGCTGCTCAACGGCTTCCTGTCGAAGGAAATGTTCTTCGCGCAGGCACTGGAGGCCGGCGGTCCGGCGGCGATGCGCGTGTTCACCGCCACCGCGGCGCTGCTGGCCGGCGTGTTCGGCGTCGCCTACAGCCTGCGCTTCGTCTACGAGACCTTCTTCGGCAGCGGGCCGCGGCAGCTGGACGCGATGCCGCACGAGCCGCCGCGCTGGATGAGAATCCCGGTGGACATCCTGGTGCTGCTGTGCGTGGCGGTCGGCGTGGTACCGGCGCTGACCGTGGCGCCGGTGCTGCGCACTGCCGCGCACTCCATCCTCGGCGAGACGCTGCCCGCCTACAGCCTGGCGGTGTGGCACGGCTGGAACGCGCCGCTGGCGATGAGTTTCGCCGGCGTGGTCGGCGGCGTGGCGCTGTACTTCGGCCTGCGCAAGCTGACCGCGCTGTACACCGAGGCGCGCCGCTCGCTGGGCAAGCGGGTCTTCCACTGGCATGTGGAAGCGCTGTTCGGCGTCGCTGCGCGCTTCACCCGGCTGCTGACCAACGGCAGCCTGCAGCGCAGCCTGCGCTGGCTGCTGCTGAGCGCGGTGGTGGTCGCGGCGGCGCCGTTCGTCGCCGCGCCGCCGCTGTGGAACCAGTGGCCGGCCCCGCAGCCGATGCCGTTGCTGGGCTGGGGGCTGTGGCTGCTGATCGTCAGCTGCGCGCTGGCCACGCTGTTCCTGTACCGGCAGCGGCTGCTGGCGGTGCTGGTGATCGGCGGCAGCGGCCTGGGCGTGAGCCTGGTGTTCGTGTTCCTGTCGGCGCCGGACCTGGCGCTGACCCAGTTGCTGGTGGAGATGGTGACGCTGGTGCTGATGCTGCTGGCGATGAACTACCTGCCCAAGGCCTCTCCGGTCGAGCCGCAGCGCTGGCGCAAGCTGCGCGATGCGACGCTGGCGATCGCCGCCGGCACCGGCATGGCCTTGCTGGCGTATTCGGTGATGACCCGGCCGGCATCGACGATGGCCGGCGAGCTGCTGCAGCGCGCGCTGCCGGAAGCCTATGGGCGCAACGTGGTCAACGTGATCCTGGTCGACTTCCGCGGCTTCGACACCTTCGGCGAGATCACCGTGTTCGGCATCGCCGCGCTGGTGGTGCATGCGCTGCTGCGGCGCGCGCGGATGGCGCCGGAGAAGGTGATGCCCGGCCCGCCGATCAAGCTGCCGGTGCCGGCCGACCTGGCGCAGCTGATGTTCCCGCTGACCCTCACCGTGTCGATCTTCCTGTTCCTGCGCGGCCACAACGCGCCCGGCGGCGGCTTCGTCGCCGGACTGGTGCTGGCGGTGCCGCTGCTGATCCAGTACGTGATCCAGGGCGCCGCCTCGGTGGAGTCGCGCTTCGGCTTCGACTACATCCGCTGCATCGGCCTGGGCCTGCTGCTGGCCGCACTCAGCGGCATGGCCTCGATGCTGTTCGGCGTGCCGTTCCTGACCAGCGGCCACTACGACCTGCAGTTGCCGTTGATCGGCGACATCCCGCTGGCCAGCGCGCTGGGCTTCGATACCGGCGTGTACCTGGTGGTATTCGGCGGCACCATGCTGACCCTGTCGATGATGGGCACGGTCAAGCCTTCGCGCACCCGCGCGTCGCAGCGCGGCCAGATCGATCCGGCGCAGCGCTCGGCACGCACCGGGGAGATGCGCTGA
- a CDS encoding Mpo1-like protein, translating into MDTTAYARPIDRYFASYSDDHRNVANQRIHVLAVPAILWSVVALLWCIPVGGSWFQSGLWAALGMFAAWMFYNRLSRPLGYGMLAAFFFCGCLCRLLEAHLGLHGLLWLALGVFVVAWIAQFVGHKLEGHKPSFLTDLVYLLIGPAWVLAKVYRRMGWRY; encoded by the coding sequence ATGGATACCACCGCCTACGCGCGCCCGATCGACCGCTACTTCGCCAGCTATTCCGACGATCACCGCAATGTCGCCAACCAGCGCATCCATGTGCTGGCGGTGCCGGCGATCCTGTGGTCGGTGGTGGCGCTGCTGTGGTGCATCCCGGTCGGCGGCAGCTGGTTCCAGAGCGGGCTGTGGGCGGCGCTGGGCATGTTCGCGGCGTGGATGTTCTACAACCGGCTGTCGCGGCCGCTGGGCTACGGCATGCTGGCGGCGTTCTTCTTCTGCGGCTGCCTGTGCCGGCTGCTGGAGGCGCACCTCGGCCTGCACGGCCTGCTGTGGCTGGCGCTGGGCGTGTTCGTGGTGGCCTGGATCGCGCAGTTCGTCGGGCATAAGCTGGAAGGCCACAAGCCCAGCTTCCTCACCGACCTGGTGTATCTGCTGATCGGACCGGCCTGGGTGCTGGCCAAGGTCTATCGGCGCATGGGCTGGCGCTACTGA
- a CDS encoding K+/H+ antiporter subunit F, whose protein sequence is MTGHMFIEGTIAVCMHVVGLAMLLALWRLLRGPTVPDRILALDTLSVTAIAELMLFGMYLDSPIYFEAALVIAMLGFGSTVVLSKFVLRRDIVE, encoded by the coding sequence ATGACCGGCCACATGTTCATCGAGGGCACCATCGCCGTATGCATGCACGTGGTGGGGCTGGCGATGCTGCTGGCGCTGTGGCGGCTGCTGCGCGGGCCGACGGTGCCCGACCGCATCCTGGCGCTGGACACGCTGTCGGTGACCGCGATCGCCGAACTGATGCTGTTCGGCATGTACCTGGATTCGCCGATCTATTTCGAGGCCGCGCTGGTGATCGCCATGCTCGGCTTCGGCAGCACCGTGGTGCTGAGCAAGTTCGTGCTGCGCCGGGACATCGTCGAATGA
- a CDS encoding monovalent cation/H+ antiporter subunit D, producing MNHLVILPILIPLLGAALSLFVEHRRYGRHVRRAVAWTSMAALAAAVIALFVRAGDGQVQVYLLGDWPSRLGIALMADRLSAWMLLTTTLLAAACLLHACAGWDRRAPHFHALFQFQLVGLNGAFLTGDVFNLFVFFEVMLIASYGLLLSGGRGLRLRVGFHYVVFNVTSSTLFLIALGLLYALLGSLNMAELSQRIAQAPPENLRLIKASFGLLLLVFCAKAALLPLYLWLPETYARAPAPVAALFVIMTKVGLYAVLRVSTLILGNQAQALAGYGRDWLLWLGVGTLLLAALGVLAAVRLRVLVGYLVIVSAATLFIAFALDAPGTLGAGLYYLTHSSFVAAALFLIADLIRRRRGDASDRKEVIAPLPGKTVPGVLFLIAAVSIAGLPPLSGFLAKVAILGATPAANVGPVWAAVLLSSLMVIMGLTRAGVRLFWRVPGDQRLDDDSLEQRPQPQPRKARARPLETAATLLLLGYGVAMTIAAGPMLRYTEAAAAQLLRPADYATQLRAVAPALREP from the coding sequence ATGAACCACCTGGTGATCCTGCCGATCCTGATCCCGCTGCTCGGCGCCGCGCTGTCGCTGTTCGTCGAGCACCGCCGCTACGGACGCCACGTGCGCCGCGCGGTGGCGTGGACGTCGATGGCGGCGCTGGCGGCGGCGGTGATCGCGCTGTTCGTGCGCGCCGGCGACGGCCAGGTGCAGGTGTACCTGCTCGGCGACTGGCCTTCGCGGCTGGGCATCGCGCTGATGGCCGACCGCCTGTCGGCGTGGATGCTATTGACCACCACCCTGCTCGCCGCGGCCTGCCTGCTGCACGCCTGCGCCGGCTGGGACCGGCGCGCGCCGCACTTCCACGCGCTGTTCCAGTTCCAGCTGGTCGGCCTCAACGGCGCGTTCCTGACCGGCGACGTGTTCAACCTGTTCGTGTTCTTCGAGGTGATGCTGATCGCCTCCTACGGCCTGCTGCTCAGCGGCGGGCGCGGCCTGCGCCTGCGCGTGGGCTTCCACTACGTGGTGTTCAACGTCACCTCCTCCACCCTGTTCCTGATCGCGCTGGGCCTGCTGTACGCGTTGCTCGGCTCGCTGAACATGGCCGAGCTGTCGCAGCGCATCGCGCAGGCGCCGCCGGAGAACCTGCGCCTGATCAAGGCCAGCTTCGGCCTGTTGCTGCTGGTGTTCTGCGCCAAGGCCGCGCTGCTGCCGCTGTACCTGTGGCTGCCGGAAACCTATGCGCGGGCGCCGGCGCCAGTGGCGGCGCTGTTCGTGATCATGACCAAGGTCGGGCTGTACGCGGTACTGCGGGTCAGCACGCTGATCCTGGGCAACCAGGCGCAGGCGCTGGCCGGCTACGGCCGCGACTGGCTGCTGTGGCTGGGCGTCGGCACGCTGCTGCTGGCCGCGCTCGGGGTGCTGGCCGCGGTGCGCCTGCGGGTGCTGGTCGGCTATCTGGTGATCGTGTCGGCGGCGACGCTGTTCATCGCCTTCGCGCTGGACGCGCCGGGCACGCTCGGCGCCGGCCTGTACTACCTGACGCACAGCAGCTTCGTCGCCGCGGCGCTGTTCCTGATCGCCGACCTGATCCGGCGCCGCCGCGGCGACGCCAGCGACCGCAAGGAAGTGATCGCGCCGCTGCCGGGCAAGACCGTGCCCGGCGTGCTGTTCCTGATCGCAGCGGTGTCGATCGCCGGCCTGCCGCCGCTGTCCGGGTTCCTGGCCAAGGTCGCGATCCTCGGCGCCACGCCGGCGGCCAACGTCGGCCCGGTGTGGGCCGCGGTGCTGCTCAGCAGCCTGATGGTGATCATGGGCCTGACCCGCGCCGGCGTGCGCCTGTTCTGGCGCGTGCCGGGCGACCAGCGCCTCGACGACGACAGCCTCGAACAGCGGCCGCAGCCGCAACCGCGCAAGGCGCGCGCGCGGCCGCTGGAAACCGCGGCGACGCTGCTGCTGCTCGGCTACGGCGTGGCGATGACCATCGCCGCCGGGCCGATGCTGCGCTATACCGAGGCCGCCGCGGCGCAGCTGCTGCGCCCGGCCGATTACGCCACCCAGCTGCGCGCCGTCGCGCCGGCACTGCGGGAGCCCTGA
- a CDS encoding NAD-dependent epimerase/dehydratase family protein yields MTDAPAIAASSTLAHDPGGRVALLFGGSGQIGERVVQGLLAAGWQVHAFSRKPQPPRDGLHWHLGELGALQAPPLQADAIFSCGPLDAFADWYRRTPLSAPRVVAFGSTSLEVKRDSLDAAERDVARRLREAEATLFAVAAERAAAATVLRPTLVYGAGRDRTLSAIAALAQRSGWFVLPRSAQGLRQPVHVQDLAEAALAVLAHPATHGRSYALGGGEVLSYREMVRRVLAALQPPARLLSLPHAVFALALRIAHAGGRLRGMNRAALQRMGEDLVFDLAPAQRDFGYAPRAFAPDAAMLGLPR; encoded by the coding sequence ATGACCGACGCGCCTGCCATTGCCGCTTCCTCCACGCTTGCACACGATCCGGGCGGGCGCGTGGCGCTGCTGTTCGGCGGCAGCGGCCAGATCGGCGAGCGCGTGGTGCAGGGCTTGCTGGCCGCCGGCTGGCAGGTGCATGCGTTCTCGCGCAAGCCGCAGCCGCCGCGCGATGGCCTGCATTGGCATCTGGGCGAACTGGGAGCGCTGCAGGCGCCGCCGCTGCAGGCCGATGCGATCTTCAGTTGCGGGCCGTTGGATGCGTTCGCCGATTGGTACCGGCGCACGCCGCTGTCCGCGCCGCGCGTGGTTGCGTTTGGTTCCACCAGTCTGGAGGTCAAGCGCGATTCGCTGGACGCCGCCGAGCGCGACGTCGCGCGGCGCCTGCGCGAGGCCGAGGCCACGCTGTTCGCCGTCGCCGCCGAGCGCGCCGCCGCCGCCACCGTGCTGCGCCCGACCCTGGTCTACGGCGCCGGCCGCGACCGCACGCTGAGCGCGATCGCGGCCCTGGCGCAGCGCAGCGGCTGGTTCGTGCTGCCGCGCAGCGCGCAAGGCCTGCGTCAGCCGGTGCACGTGCAGGACCTGGCCGAGGCGGCGCTGGCGGTGCTGGCGCATCCGGCCACGCATGGCCGCAGCTATGCGCTGGGTGGCGGCGAGGTGCTCAGTTATCGCGAAATGGTGCGGCGGGTGCTGGCCGCATTGCAGCCGCCTGCGCGGCTGCTGTCGCTGCCGCATGCGGTGTTCGCGCTGGCCCTGCGCATCGCCCATGCCGGCGGCCGCCTGCGCGGCATGAACCGCGCCGCGCTGCAGCGCATGGGCGAGGACCTGGTGTTCGACCTGGCGCCGGCGCAGCGCGATTTCGGCTATGCGCCGCGCGCGTTCGCGCCCGATGCGGCGATGCTAGGTTTGCCGCGCTGA
- a CDS encoding Na+/H+ antiporter subunit C, which translates to MELALASAIGVLTAVGVYLLLRARSFDVILGMTVLSYATNLLIFAGGRLVQGKAPVLRDGIAPTLAEHADPLPQALVLTAIVIAFAMTAVSIVLAMRSRGDNRSDHVDARVDHDGGSAL; encoded by the coding sequence ATGGAACTGGCACTGGCGAGCGCCATCGGCGTGCTGACCGCGGTCGGCGTATACCTGCTGCTGCGTGCGCGCAGCTTCGACGTGATCCTGGGCATGACCGTGCTGTCCTACGCCACCAACCTGCTGATCTTCGCCGGCGGGCGGCTGGTGCAGGGCAAGGCGCCGGTGCTGCGCGACGGCATCGCGCCGACCCTGGCCGAGCACGCCGATCCGCTGCCGCAGGCGCTGGTGCTGACCGCGATCGTGATCGCCTTCGCGATGACCGCGGTCAGCATCGTGCTGGCGATGCGCAGCCGCGGCGACAACCGCAGCGACCATGTCGATGCGCGCGTCGATCACGATGGCGGCAGCGCGCTATGA